One Canis lupus familiaris isolate Mischka breed German Shepherd chromosome 20, alternate assembly UU_Cfam_GSD_1.0, whole genome shotgun sequence genomic region harbors:
- the OGG1 gene encoding N-glycosylase/DNA lyase isoform X3: MGHRTLSSFPALWASIPCPRSELRLDLVLASGQSFRWREQDPAHWTGVLANRVWTLTQTEEKLYCTVYRDDNGWVGRPTPEELKTVHQYFQLDVSLAQLYHHWSSADPHFQEVSQKFQGVRLLQQDPIECLFSFICSSNNNIARITGMVERLCQAFGPRLIQLDDVTYHGFPSLQALAGG, from the exons ATGGGACATCGCACTCTATCCTCTTTCCCGGCCCTGTGGGCCTCCATCCCCTGTCCACGCTCAGAGCTGCGCCTGGACCTGGTTCTGGCCTCCGGACAGTCCTTCCG gtgGAGGGAGCAAGACCCTGCACACTGGACTGGCGTGCTGGCGAACCGGGTATGGACATTGACCCAGACTGAGGAGAAGCTCTACTGTACTGTGTACCGAGACGACAACGGATGGGTTGGCAGACCCACACCAGAAGAGCTAAAGACTGTGCACCAGTACTTCCAGCTGGATGTCAGCCTGGCTCAACTATATCACCATTGGAGTTCTGCAGACCCCCACTTCCAAGAGGTTTCACAGAAATTCCAAG GTGTGCGACTCCTGCAACAGGACCCCATTGAGTGCCTCTTCTCCTTCATCTGTTCCTCCAACAACAACATTGCTCGCATCACTGGCATGGTAGAACGGCTCTGCCAGGCCTTCGGACCTCGGCTCATCCAGCTTGATGATGTCACCTACCATGGCTTCCCCAGCCTGCAGGCCCTGGCTG gTGGCTGA
- the OGG1 gene encoding N-glycosylase/DNA lyase isoform X2 — MGHRTLSSFPALWASIPCPRSELRLDLVLASGQSFRWREQDPAHWTGVLANRVWTLTQTEEKLYCTVYRDDNGWVGRPTPEELKTVHQYFQLDVSLAQLYHHWSSADPHFQEVSQKFQGVRLLQQDPIECLFSFICSSNNNIARITGMVERLCQAFGPRLIQLDDVTYHGFPSLQALAGWE; from the exons ATGGGACATCGCACTCTATCCTCTTTCCCGGCCCTGTGGGCCTCCATCCCCTGTCCACGCTCAGAGCTGCGCCTGGACCTGGTTCTGGCCTCCGGACAGTCCTTCCG gtgGAGGGAGCAAGACCCTGCACACTGGACTGGCGTGCTGGCGAACCGGGTATGGACATTGACCCAGACTGAGGAGAAGCTCTACTGTACTGTGTACCGAGACGACAACGGATGGGTTGGCAGACCCACACCAGAAGAGCTAAAGACTGTGCACCAGTACTTCCAGCTGGATGTCAGCCTGGCTCAACTATATCACCATTGGAGTTCTGCAGACCCCCACTTCCAAGAGGTTTCACAGAAATTCCAAG GTGTGCGACTCCTGCAACAGGACCCCATTGAGTGCCTCTTCTCCTTCATCTGTTCCTCCAACAACAACATTGCTCGCATCACTGGCATGGTAGAACGGCTCTGCCAGGCCTTCGGACCTCGGCTCATCCAGCTTGATGATGTCACCTACCATGGCTTCCCCAGCCTGCAGGCCCTGGCTG GATGGGAATAA
- the OGG1 gene encoding N-glycosylase/DNA lyase isoform X1: MGHRTLSSFPALWASIPCPRSELRLDLVLASGQSFRWREQDPAHWTGVLANRVWTLTQTEEKLYCTVYRDDNGWVGRPTPEELKTVHQYFQLDVSLAQLYHHWSSADPHFQEVSQKFQGVRLLQQDPIECLFSFICSSNNNIARITGMVERLCQAFGPRLIQLDDVTYHGFPSLQALAGPEVEAQLRKLGLGYRARYVSASARAILEEQGGLPWLQQLRKAPYEEAHKALCTLPGVGTKVADCICLMALDKPQAVPVDVHVWQIAQRDYSWHPSTSQAKGPSPQTNKELGNFFRSLWGPYAGWAQAVLFSADLRQPHRAQEPSAKRRRSTDLES; the protein is encoded by the exons ATGGGACATCGCACTCTATCCTCTTTCCCGGCCCTGTGGGCCTCCATCCCCTGTCCACGCTCAGAGCTGCGCCTGGACCTGGTTCTGGCCTCCGGACAGTCCTTCCG gtgGAGGGAGCAAGACCCTGCACACTGGACTGGCGTGCTGGCGAACCGGGTATGGACATTGACCCAGACTGAGGAGAAGCTCTACTGTACTGTGTACCGAGACGACAACGGATGGGTTGGCAGACCCACACCAGAAGAGCTAAAGACTGTGCACCAGTACTTCCAGCTGGATGTCAGCCTGGCTCAACTATATCACCATTGGAGTTCTGCAGACCCCCACTTCCAAGAGGTTTCACAGAAATTCCAAG GTGTGCGACTCCTGCAACAGGACCCCATTGAGTGCCTCTTCTCCTTCATCTGTTCCTCCAACAACAACATTGCTCGCATCACTGGCATGGTAGAACGGCTCTGCCAGGCCTTCGGACCTCGGCTCATCCAGCTTGATGATGTCACCTACCATGGCTTCCCCAGCCTGCAGGCCCTGGCTG GGCCAGAAGTAGAGGCTCAGCTCAGGAAGCTGGGCCTGGGGTACCGTGCCCGCTACGTGAGTGCCAGTGCCCGAGCCATCCTAGAAGAACAGGGCGGGCTGCCCTGGCTGCAGCAGCTGCGCAAGGCCCCCTACGAGGAGGCCCACAAGGCCCTGTGCACCTTGCCCGGGGTGGGCACCAAG gTGGCTGACTGCATCTGCTTGATGGCCCTAGACAAGCCCCAGGCCGTGCCCGTGGATGTCCACGTGTGGCAGATTGCCCAGCGTGACTATAGCTGGCACCCCAGCACATCCCAGGCCAAGGGTCCAAGCCCCCAGACTAACAAGGAACTGG GAAACTTTTTCCGGAGTCTGTGGGGACCTTATGCTGGCTGGGCCCAAGCA GTCCTGTTCAGTGCTGACCTGCGCCAACCCCACCGAGCTCAGGAGCCATCAGCAAAGCGCAGGAGATCTACAGACCTAGAAAGCTAG